The following are encoded in a window of Panicum virgatum strain AP13 chromosome 5N, P.virgatum_v5, whole genome shotgun sequence genomic DNA:
- the LOC120674526 gene encoding beta-1,2-xylosyltransferase XYXT1-like codes for MEGGGKVAYSYGGGLHHDTKLLKSFSSVEPRKFGIGLFAGLLIVTCAYFSTAKFDAVHIAMSKQPISSAAKNAVGFSSPVNAGDNSKQPLDLGEQDQDALSKEGRSKAEAEKDDVGGGISNSGIAVATTAPPDPAAEGGKDDEVAEKDDDPSVVAVLPPLSSDSADTAQASGVLEDQELQVQNAVAEAANPPENSDGVSSSTNGSSPSVIPFPSDPAEIPAPAPSPAVDAPADQIPEMEAPPPPTPIQLIPPTPEVKQADWEAPAPEWKPLCDVTSNHRIDWCELDGDVRVLGANASVTLVAPPGADGRTFREESWRIKPYPRKADPNAMRNVREVTVRSVSGGAPACTDRHDVPALVFSDRGYTGNYFHAYTDVVLPLFLTARQYAGEVLLLVTNHQAWWVGKYAPVFRSLSKYEPVDLDRDPRVHCFRRVQVGLTSHDDFSIDPRRAPNGYSMLDFTAFLRAAYGLPRDAVLPVAPRGQGQGRRPRLLVISRARNRRFLNVEQIARGARRVGFEVVVSEGGHEVAPFAELANSCDAVVGVHGAGLTNMVFLPRGAVVIQVIPLGPLEFVASYFRGPSRDMGLRYLEYRVAPEESTLVDRYPRDHPVIADPGSIKAKDWVSFMGVYLFEQDVRLDMKRFRPVLKKALSRLRAKPKNN; via the exons ATGGAGGGCGGTGGGAAGGTGGCCTACAGCTATGGCGGCGGCCTCCACCACGACACCAAGCTGCTCAAGAGCTTCAGCAGCGTGGAGCCCCGCAAGTTCGGGATCGGCCTCTTCGCCGGCCTCCTCATCGTCACCTGCGCCTACTTCTCCACCGCCAAATTCGACGCCGTCCACATCGCCATGAGCAAGCAACCGA TAAGCTCCGCCGCCAAGAATGCAGTTGGGTTTAGCTCGCCGGTCAACGCGGGAGATAATTCGAAGCAGCCACTGG ATTTGGGCGAGCAAGATCAAGACGCATTGTCGAAGGAGGGGAGGAGCAAGGCTGAGGCTGAGAAAGatgacgtcggcggcggcatTTCCAATTCTGGCATTGCTGTTGCCACTACGGCGCCACCGGATCCtgcggcggagggcggcaaGGATGATGAGGTTGCTGAGAAGGATGATGACCCAAGCGTCGTTGCTGTTCTCCCTCCCCTGTCATCAGATTCCGCAGACACCGCGCAAGCATCAG GTGTTCTTGAAGATCAGGAACTGCAGGTGCAGAATGCTGTAGCGGAAGCTGCTAATCCACCCGAGAACAGCGATGGCGTCAGCAGCAGCACCAATGGCAGCTCCCCCTCCGTGATCCCATTTCCATCTGATCCTGCTGAAATCCCTGCTCCTGCCCCCTCTCCGGCAGTCGACGCTCCTGCTGACCAGATTCCAGAAATGgaggcccctcctcctcccactccAATCCAACTGATTCCACCTACTCCAGAGGTCAAGCAAGCAG ATtgggaggcgccggcgccggaatGGAAGCCGCTGTGCGACGTCACGTCGAACCACCGCATCGACTGGTgcgagctcgacggcgacgtCCGCGTGCTCGGCGCCAACGCCAGCGTCACCCTGGtggcgccgccgggcgcggACGGCCGCACCTTCCGGGAGGAGTCGTGGCGCATCAAGCCGTACCCGCGCAAGGCCGACCCGAACGCCATGCGCAACGTCCGCGAGGTGACGGTGCGGTCGGTgtccggcggcgcgccggcgtgcACGGACCGGCACGACGTGCCGGCGCTGGTGTTCTCGGACCGCGGGTACACGGGCAACTACTTCCACGCGTACACGGACGTGGTCCTGCCGCTGTTCCTGACGGCGCGGCAGTACGCCGGCgaggtgctgctgctggtgacCAACCACCAGGCGTGGTGGGTGGGCAAGTACGCGCCCGTGTTCAGGAGCCTCTCCAAGTACGAGCCGGTCGACCTGGACCGCGACCCGCGCGTGCACTGCTTCCGCCGCGTCCAGGTCGGGCTCACCAGCCACGACGACTTCAGCATcgacccgcgccgcgcgcccaaCGGCTACTCCATGCTCGACTTCACCGCGTTCCTGCGCGCCGCCTACGGGCTCCCCCGCGACGCCGTCCTCCCCGTCGCGCCGCGGGGGCAGGgtcaggggcggcggccgcgcctccTGGTGATCTCGCGCGCGCGCAACCGGCGGTTCCTGAACGTGGAGCAgatcgcgcgcggcgcgcggagggtggggttcgaggtggtggtgtcggAGGGCGGCCACGAGGTGGCGCCGTTCGCGGAGCTGGCCAACAGCTGCGACGCCGTCGTGGGCGTGCACGGCGCGGGGCTGACGAACATGGTGTTCCTGCCGAGGGGCGCGGTGGTGATCCAGGTGATCCCGCTGGGCCCGCTGGAGTTCGTGGCGAGCTACTTCCGGGGCCCGTCCAGGGACATGGGGCTCCGGTACCTGGAGTACCGGGTGGCGCCGGAGGAGAGCACGCTGGTGGACAGGTACCCGCGCGACCACCCCGTGATCGCCGACCCGGGGAGCATCAAGGCTAAGGACTGGGTGTCCTTCATGGGGGTCTACCTCTTCGAGCAGGACGTGCGCCTCGACATGAAGCGGTTCCGCCCTGTGCTCAAGAAGGCGCTCTCGCGCCTTAGAGCCAAGCCCAAGAATAACTAA
- the LOC120673261 gene encoding mannose-6-phosphate isomerase 1-like, giving the protein MEDPPPPPPPEPEPEPAAASASPRRDAEPPPPQPRRRLLRLRCAVQHYEWGRRGDASLVARLAAQDPDPARPYAELWIGTHPSGPSTLLDDGELLGDWLARNLDALGPAVAARWGGDLPFLFKVLSVAKALSIQAHPDKKLAEVLHALRPSTYKDDNHKPEMAIAITEFRALCGFATSEELKDILRTVPEVEGLVGHEDAGKLMSMKEYDGGSEVKSTLQSAFAKLMTASKDMVSEAISKLISRLNIESKIRTLTDKEQLVLSLERQYQEDVGVLAALFFNYVKLSPGEALYIGANEPHAYLSGECIECMATSDNVVRAGLTPKYRDVQTLCSMLTYKQAFPEILRGVPVQSHVRRYTPPFDEFEVDSCLVPPGELVLISPVPSPSIFLVMAGEGELQADSLSDGEKAKEGDVFFVPAYTEVKLSSCGPESMKLYRAGVNSRSFN; this is encoded by the exons ATGGAGgacccgcctccgcctcctccgccggagcccgagcccgagcccgcGGCTGCGTCCGCCTCCCCGCGGCGCGACGCGGAGCCACCTCCCCctcagccgcggcggaggctgcTGCGGCTGCGCTGCGCGGTGCAGCACTACGAGTGGGGCCGGCGCGGGGATGCCTCCCTCgtcgcccgcctcgccgcccaggACCCCGACCCGGCGCGCCCCTACGCCGAGCTCTGGATCGGCACGCACCCCTCGGGCCCCTCCACGCtcctcgacgacggcgagctcctCGGGGACTGGCTCGCGCGGAACCTCGACGCGCTcggccccgccgtcgccgcgcggtGGGGCGGCGACCTCCCATTCCTCTTCAAG GTGCTGTCGGTGGCCAAGGCGCTCTCGATCCAGGCGCACCCGGACAAGAAGCTCGCCGAGGTGCTGCACGCGCTGCGGCCTTCCACCTACAAGGACGACAACCACAAGCCGGAGATGGCCATCGCCATCACCGAGTTCCGGGCGCTTTGCGGCTTTGCGACCAGCGAG GAGCTCAAGGATATCCTGAGGACTGTCCCTGAAGTTGAAGGGCTAGTTGGGCATGAAGATGCTGGCAAGCTGATGAGTATGAAGGAGTATGATGGGGGCAGTGAAGTAAAATCCACTTTGCAATCAGCTTTCGCTAAGCTAATGACAGCAAGTAAAGACATGGTTTCTGAAGCAATTTCGAAACTGATCAGTCGCCTGAATATTGAGAGCAAG ATTAGGACCTTAACAGATAAAGAACAGCTGGTTTTGTCCCTGGAGAGACAATATCAAGAGGATGTTGGTGTTCTAGCAGCACTTTTCTTTAACTATGTCAAACTTAGTCCTGGTGAAGCACTTTATATTGGCGCAAATGAACCGCATGCATACCTCTCTGGGGAATGCATTGAATGTATGGCCACTTCGGACAATGTTGTCCGTGCTGGTTTGACTCCTAAATACAGAGATGTGCAAACTCTCTGCTCAATGCTAACTTACAAACAG GCCTTCCCAGAAATCTTGCGAGGTGTTCCTGTGCAGTCACACGTAAGGCGCTACACCCCTCCATTTGATGAGTTTGAGGTCGATTCCTGCTTGGTACCTCCAGGTGAACTGGTTCTCATATCCCCGGTGCCAAGCCCTTCTATCTTTCTCGTCATGGCCGGGGAAGGTGAGCTCCAGGCTGATTCTCTGTCTGATGGGGAAAAGGCAAAGGAAGGTGATGTTTTCTTCGTCCCTGCATACACTGAGGTTAAGCTCTCTTCCTGTGGCCCTGAGTCCATGAAGCTGTACAGGGCTGGGGTAAACAGCAGATCCTTCAACTAA